One part of the Sesamum indicum cultivar Zhongzhi No. 13 linkage group LG14, S_indicum_v1.0, whole genome shotgun sequence genome encodes these proteins:
- the LOC105177041 gene encoding diacylglycerol kinase 5-like isoform X2 has product MAGSQMVARELKQTINSLFSKTQEAAVDSPEEVEILKEFYIPDYILLPDSQTEEGCDVPACPVIVFINSKSGGQLGGELLLTCRNILNRNQVFDLGERTPDKVLHQLYFNLEKHKQNGDHLSAEIERRLRIIVAGGDGTAGWLLGVVSDLKLAQPPPIATMPLGTGNNLPFSFGWGKKNPGTNYQSVKAFLERVKVAKEMKIDSWHIVMRMRAPREGSCDPIAPPDLPHSLHAFHRVSPTDDMNEEGYHTFRGGFWNYFSMGMDAQVSYAFHSERKLHPEKFKNQLVNQTTYAKLSCTQGWFCASLMHPSSRNIAQLTKVKIMKKPGQWIDLHIPQSIRSIVCLNLPSFSGGLDPWGRPCKQKLHSRDLTPPYVDDGFFEVVGFRDAWHGLVLFAPNGHGTRLAQANRIRFEFHKGAADHTFMRIDGEPWKQPLPMDDDTVVVEISHFGQVSILANTPCRSRSINAPYSPQTSEDYGYNSNEDEDEFEEGGSEERKKFGAADTFRLPDDFEVAHLS; this is encoded by the exons TCAAGAAGCTGCAGTTGATAGTCCAGAAgaagttgaaattttgaagGAGTTCTACATTCCTGACTACATACTTCTACCTGATTCACAAACAGAAGAAGGATGTGATGTTCCTGCATGTCCTGTGATTGTATTCATCAACTCAAAAAGTGGCGGGCAGTTGGGTGGTGAACTTTTACTAACATGCCGTAATATTCTTAATAGGAATCAG GTGTTTGATCTTGGGGAAAGGACACCTGACAAGGTGCTCCACCAGCTTTATTTCAATTTGGAGAAGCATAAGCAGAATGGGGATCACTTGTCTGCTGAAATTGAGAGAAGATTACGTATCATA GTTGCTGGTGGGGATGGAACAGCTGGGTGGCTCCTTGGAGTGGTTTCGGATCTTAAACTAGCACAACCACCGCCAATCGCTACAATGCCACTAGGAACAGGGAACAATCTCCCATTTTCATTTGGTTGG gggaaaaaaaatcctGGTACAAACTATCAATCCGTCAAGGCATTCTTGGAACGAGTAAAGGTCGCAAAAGAGATGAAGATTGACAG TTGGCATATTGTCATGCGGATGAGGGCTCCAAGAGAAGGTTCATGCGACCCTATTGCACCTCCTGACTTACCGCATTCATTGCATGCCTTTCACCGTGTCTCCCCAACCGATGACATGAATGAG GAAGGATACCACACATTCCGTGGGGgattttggaattattttaGCATGG GCATGGATGCTCAAGTTTCCTATGCATTCCACTCAGAAAGAAAGCTGCATccagaaaaattcaaaaatcagtTAGTTAATCAG acTACTTATGCAAAGCTTAGCTGCACGCAAGGATGGTTTTGTGCATCCCTTATGCATCCATCTTCAAG aaatatagCTCAGCTCACAAAggttaaaatcatgaaaaagcCAGGTCAATGGATAGATCTTCACATACCGCAGAG CATCAGGTCCATTGTTTGCCTCAACTTGCCTAGTTTCTCTGGGGGTCTTGATCCTTGGGGAAGGCCTTGTAAGCAGAAGCTTCATTCG AGGGACTTAACTCCACCATATGTCGATGATGGGTTTTTTGAGGTCGTTGGTTTTCGAGATGCATGGCATGGACTTGTTTTGTTTGCTCCAAATGGGCATGGGACTCGCCTTGCACAG GCAAACAGGATCCGGTTTGAGTTCCACAAGGGTGCTGCTGATCACACATTCATGAGGATTGATGGTGAACCATGGAAACAACCCCTTCCCATGGATGATGACACGGTCGTGGTTGAAATTTCCCACTTCGGGCAAGTCAGCATCCTTGCAAACACGCCCTGCCGCTCCAGAAGCATCAATGCACCTTACTCTCCACAAACGTCTGAGGACTATGGATACAACAGTAATGAAGATGAAGACGAATTTGAAGAAGGGGGGTCTGAAGAGCGGAAGAAGTTTGGCGCAGCTGATACTTTCCGACTGCCAGACGATTTTGAGGTTGCACATCTTAGTTGA
- the LOC105177041 gene encoding diacylglycerol kinase 5-like isoform X1 produces the protein MGFMDRFSGRASSSTACRLMAGSQMVARELKQTINSLFSKTQEAAVDSPEEVEILKEFYIPDYILLPDSQTEEGCDVPACPVIVFINSKSGGQLGGELLLTCRNILNRNQVFDLGERTPDKVLHQLYFNLEKHKQNGDHLSAEIERRLRIIVAGGDGTAGWLLGVVSDLKLAQPPPIATMPLGTGNNLPFSFGWGKKNPGTNYQSVKAFLERVKVAKEMKIDSWHIVMRMRAPREGSCDPIAPPDLPHSLHAFHRVSPTDDMNEEGYHTFRGGFWNYFSMGMDAQVSYAFHSERKLHPEKFKNQLVNQTTYAKLSCTQGWFCASLMHPSSRNIAQLTKVKIMKKPGQWIDLHIPQSIRSIVCLNLPSFSGGLDPWGRPCKQKLHSRDLTPPYVDDGFFEVVGFRDAWHGLVLFAPNGHGTRLAQANRIRFEFHKGAADHTFMRIDGEPWKQPLPMDDDTVVVEISHFGQVSILANTPCRSRSINAPYSPQTSEDYGYNSNEDEDEFEEGGSEERKKFGAADTFRLPDDFEVAHLS, from the exons TCAAGAAGCTGCAGTTGATAGTCCAGAAgaagttgaaattttgaagGAGTTCTACATTCCTGACTACATACTTCTACCTGATTCACAAACAGAAGAAGGATGTGATGTTCCTGCATGTCCTGTGATTGTATTCATCAACTCAAAAAGTGGCGGGCAGTTGGGTGGTGAACTTTTACTAACATGCCGTAATATTCTTAATAGGAATCAG GTGTTTGATCTTGGGGAAAGGACACCTGACAAGGTGCTCCACCAGCTTTATTTCAATTTGGAGAAGCATAAGCAGAATGGGGATCACTTGTCTGCTGAAATTGAGAGAAGATTACGTATCATA GTTGCTGGTGGGGATGGAACAGCTGGGTGGCTCCTTGGAGTGGTTTCGGATCTTAAACTAGCACAACCACCGCCAATCGCTACAATGCCACTAGGAACAGGGAACAATCTCCCATTTTCATTTGGTTGG gggaaaaaaaatcctGGTACAAACTATCAATCCGTCAAGGCATTCTTGGAACGAGTAAAGGTCGCAAAAGAGATGAAGATTGACAG TTGGCATATTGTCATGCGGATGAGGGCTCCAAGAGAAGGTTCATGCGACCCTATTGCACCTCCTGACTTACCGCATTCATTGCATGCCTTTCACCGTGTCTCCCCAACCGATGACATGAATGAG GAAGGATACCACACATTCCGTGGGGgattttggaattattttaGCATGG GCATGGATGCTCAAGTTTCCTATGCATTCCACTCAGAAAGAAAGCTGCATccagaaaaattcaaaaatcagtTAGTTAATCAG acTACTTATGCAAAGCTTAGCTGCACGCAAGGATGGTTTTGTGCATCCCTTATGCATCCATCTTCAAG aaatatagCTCAGCTCACAAAggttaaaatcatgaaaaagcCAGGTCAATGGATAGATCTTCACATACCGCAGAG CATCAGGTCCATTGTTTGCCTCAACTTGCCTAGTTTCTCTGGGGGTCTTGATCCTTGGGGAAGGCCTTGTAAGCAGAAGCTTCATTCG AGGGACTTAACTCCACCATATGTCGATGATGGGTTTTTTGAGGTCGTTGGTTTTCGAGATGCATGGCATGGACTTGTTTTGTTTGCTCCAAATGGGCATGGGACTCGCCTTGCACAG GCAAACAGGATCCGGTTTGAGTTCCACAAGGGTGCTGCTGATCACACATTCATGAGGATTGATGGTGAACCATGGAAACAACCCCTTCCCATGGATGATGACACGGTCGTGGTTGAAATTTCCCACTTCGGGCAAGTCAGCATCCTTGCAAACACGCCCTGCCGCTCCAGAAGCATCAATGCACCTTACTCTCCACAAACGTCTGAGGACTATGGATACAACAGTAATGAAGATGAAGACGAATTTGAAGAAGGGGGGTCTGAAGAGCGGAAGAAGTTTGGCGCAGCTGATACTTTCCGACTGCCAGACGATTTTGAGGTTGCACATCTTAGTTGA
- the LOC105177039 gene encoding uncharacterized protein LOC105177039 → MAPRLLSCFRSPSGSKYDDKVTADFTAEEQQRGGPVVVELFSSQGCAISPEAELLFSRLGRGDFNLEVPLVLLAYHVDYWDYMGWKDPFGSSQWTVRQKAYVEALRLDTMFTPQIVVQGRAHCVANEDEALLSCITTAPRVPAPMFQATFQRPTPESLQVSLAGALRTKVDHEGANVMVALCECGLVTDCTSGANKDRVLVNDYVVRRLEKLVSLKDVSAKKAVSGTATFSLWEGFNPTKCKLAVFVQNSSHQIFGSQNIPLPDRL, encoded by the exons ATGGCGCCCCGTCTCTTATCCTGTTTCAGAAGCCCCTCCGGTTCCAAGTACGACGACAAGGTGACGGCGGACTTCACGGCGGAGGAGCAGCAGAGAGGTGGCCCTGTGGTGGTGGAGCTCTTCTCCTCACAGGGCTGCGCCATCTCTCCGGAGGCGGAGCTGCTCTTCTCGCGCCTGGGGAGGGGCGACTTCAATCTGGAGGTACCGTTGGTGTTGTTGGCGTACCACGTCGACTACTGGGACTACATGGGGTGGAAGGATCCGTTTGGGTCCAGCCAATGGACCGTCCGTCAGAAGGCCTACGTTGAGGCCCTCCGGCTCGACACCATGTTCACGCCCCAAATCGTCGTCCAGGGCCGGGCCCACTGTGTGGCCAATGAGGACGAGGCTTTGTTGTCCTGCATCACGACTGCACCCCGAGTCCCTGCACCCATGTTCCAG GCGACGTTCCAGAGGCCGACACCGGAATCACTACAAGTATCACTAGCAGGAGCTTTAAGGACAAAAGTGGATCATGAAGGTGCAAATGTGATGGTTGCTCTGTGCGAATGCGGTCTAGTCACAGACTGTACGAGCGGGGCCAACAAAGACCGTGTTTTAGTTAACGACTACGTCGTCCGACGCCTTGAAAAGCTCGTCTCCCTCAAAGATGTATCCGCCAAGAAAGCCGTCTCCGGAACTGCTACCTTCTCTCTGTGGGAAGGTTTCAACCCCACCAAATGTAAGCTCGCTGTCTTCGTTCAGAACTCTTCTCATCAAATATTTGGTTCGCAGAACATTCCGTTGCCCGACAGGCTATAA